Proteins found in one Triticum aestivum cultivar Chinese Spring chromosome 4D, IWGSC CS RefSeq v2.1, whole genome shotgun sequence genomic segment:
- the LOC123097350 gene encoding uncharacterized protein, with protein MLPAVGRGRVRPFLIHLSFVAPFLSPVLHFRYPSFACFAPPRFAFSDPLRLTSSPSVCVAVVMAFVRSPSFFSYCLLRPPSRRSADCIEAVRLLLHLRWLAAVLVVLLGSGWKSCSASASAPVACCCYSRFALLFHYMCLVYGSTCIYLLVPWAYGVVFFNR; from the exons ATGCTGCCAGCTGTGGGGAGAGGCCGCGTCCGTCCCTTTCTTATTCATCTTTCCTTCGTCGCTCCTTTTCTCTCCCCCGTTCTCCATTTTCGCTATCCGTCGTTCGCCTGCTTCGCCCCACCGCGCTTCGCTTTCTCGGACCCGTTGCGGCTAACTTCTTCGCCGTCGGTGTGCGTGGCCGTTGTGATGGCGTTTGTGCGTTCG CCCAGTTTCTTCTCCTACTGTCTCCTGCGCCCGCCGTCGCGCCGTTCTGCCGATTGCATTGAG GCTGTTCGTCTGCTGCTCCACCTTCGTTGGCTCGCCGCTGTCCTGGTTGTGCTACTTGGTTCTG GTTGGAAGAGCTGCTCTGCTTCTGCATCTGCACCTGTAGCCTGCTGCTGCTACTCAAGGTTTGCTCTCCTTTTCCACTACATGTGCCTTGTTTATGGCTCAACATGTATTTATCTCTTGGTGCCCTGGGCTTatggcgtcgtcttcttcaaccGATGA